In the genome of Achromobacter sp. MFA1 R4, the window AATTCGGGTGGACATGCCTCGTCCACTCCCACCAAGAGTTCGCCCATATCGAGCCGACGCACTGGATGCCGCGCCCTCCGTTTCCTGCCCAGGCCTACCCCGACAACAAGGAGCAATGATGAACAAGCAAGACTTGGACGCCATAGCCACCCGCGAGGCGCACTGCAAGCCCTATGGCTCTGCGGTGACGCTCAGTATTGGAGAGCGCGACGAGCTGGTGGCGCTGGCGAGGGATGGGATGCGGTATCGGTGGCTGCGCGTACAGCCAAATGACACCCAGACTCCACGGATTGACGTGGTGCATTGGGTAGAAGAAGGCGACGTGAACGCCGGATCAGGCTTGCGCATGGAAGAGCTGGACAGCGCCATAGACGCTGCCATGGCTAAGGAGGGAGCATGAGCTGGCCTGAAGCATTCTTTGGCGCTGTTTTCATTATCTGCGTGGCATGGGTCTACGTTACCGCCATCAAGGATAAGGATGACTGACCAAATCCAGCGCGTGCTGGAAGTAACCCGCAAGTATTGGATGCCCGCCTAGCGCGGGCTTTGTTTTGGAGAAAGCAGATGGGATACCGCACCGTTGTGATGCTCTACAACGATCAGGCTGGGCAGTGGACGAACGACCCGGACCTGGGAATGAAGATCTCCAGGAAGATGAACTTCGCCATGGGTACGGTCACCAATCCGCGGGAAGTCGATCTTTCCTACGGCCGGATCATCCAGTGCCACCATGCCGACTGCCTGGACCTTGGCATCTTCAACAGCTACCAATTCGTTCCCCTGGCGTCTGGAGCTTGGCAACCTGGCGAGGAAGCCGACGCGATGGCCCTGCGCATGCTCAAGGAAGCTGCGGAGAAGCTTGGCTACCGACTGGTAAAACGCCCTGCTTGATGCAGGGCTTTGTTTTGGAGGCGATATGAAATCCACAGAATTTATCGGCGCTGGACTGATCCTCTGGGTCGTCCTGGCCTGGTTCACACACATCTTTGTTTGCCTGAAAACCGCTTCCTGGGGATTCCTGATCGCCGGGGCTATCTTCTTTCCGGTCGCTTTCGTCCACGGCACCGGAATCTGGTTTGGCGCTTTCTAGGAGGCGATATGCTTTCAGTCCCCGAGGCCGCCCAGCATTTGGGGGTCTCCCCTCGCACCGTCTATGATCTGGCCGCCCCGGGTGGCCCGATCCCCTGCCACCGCGTCGGGCGCCGAATCCTGTTCTCGCCCGAAGACCTTGCCGAGTACCTGCAATCATGCCGATATACCGAGACAAAGCGCGCGGTTGCCTCGTCTTTGAGTTCGACCGTCTCATTGAAGGGAAGCGGGTCCGCGCTCGAAAAGCTCTTCCAAAGTCGTGGAGTAAAGCCCAGGCTGACGCCTACGACCGCCAAGAATCGGCGAGACTCTACGCCCTTGCATCTGGTGTCGAACGCCCGCAGTTCCTGATTGAAGACGCGATTGCTATCTATCTCAAGGAGCGCACCCCGGACCTCAAGTCTGGGGACAACATTCAGCGCGAATTGGGGATGATGATGTGGGCCTACAAGGGCAAGCCCATTGGAGCGCTCGCCGAAGTCTGCCGGGACTACGTAGAGAAAGCGTTCAATGAGCAGACCGGCGAGCCACTGTCGGCCGCCACCAAGCGCAACCGCATTCGGTACCTAACCAGCGCGTGCAGATGGGCCTGGAAGCGCCACGGGATGCACGACCGGGACCCGGCTGAGCGTGTGATAGCCCCAGAGGTCAGGAACGAGCGGAGGCACTTTGTAGACCGCGCCGAGATGCTGGCCATCGCCCGCGCCTGCAGGTGCAAGAAGTCTCGCGCAGCCATCCGCATTGCCTTCTACAGCGGAATGCGCCTGAGCGAGATCCTGGAAGCCGAGCGGGTAGGTGGGATGTTCGTTCTGGACGACACCAAGAACGGCGAACCCCGCCACGTCCCGATGCATCCGAAGATCCGGGCTGCGTCCAAGGTCGCCCCGCGCAACAAGTGGAACGTGTCCAAGGAGTTCAAAGCCGCAGCGGTCGCCGTGGGCATGGGCCATTTGCGCTTCCACGATCTACGCCACAGCGCCGCCAGCGCCATGATCAATGCGAAGGTCGACCTGTACACCGTGGGCGCGGTCCTGGGGCACAAGTCCGCAGCCAGCACCAAGAGATACAGTCACCTGGCAACCGAGGCGATCCGAATGGCCCTGGGGGAGATTGGCAAAAAATCCCCCACACAAAAGAAAGCGCGGGTTGCGTGAACTGCCCGCAAACCCGCGCCGTTACTTGGTAGGCCCCCCGAGAGTCGAACTCGGCACCAACGGATTATGAGTCTGCTGCGGAATCTAAGCTTTATGCGGGTTCTGAACCCGTATCCGTTCCGCAATCCGCGTCGCCGACGGCCGAAAGCCACCTTTAGAATCAATCACCGAGATCCGATTGCGGAACGCCATTTGAGAGCGCGTTGTGCGAAGGATGCAATAGCCCTCAGACATGTCAGCGGGGGATATGCATTCTTCGCGCCGCGTCGACCGGACAGATAAAATGGAAGAACGATAGGGGCTCGGGCCAGTCTATTGAACGCGAATCCGATAACATGTTGGGAGTTAACCGTTGCCGACCAGGAGAGCAATGTGTCTGAGTTGATGTTGCGCATCCGCGTGGAACAGAGGGCCGGAGTAGCTCAGTTTGCGTGGCTGAACTTTCAGAAGGACGGCTCCATCTCCATTGGATTGAACGACCGAGTCTTTAGCCCTCCGGATTTAGGTCATCACTTCGGCGTGTGGAGCGCATTCAACCGAGAAAAACTCGAGTATGTCGTTGGCCATGACCCGAAAGCACTCAAGCCAATTGGTTCGGCACACCTCACTTTTCATCCCCCGATCCATTTTCACCTGACAAAAGGCAAGGGACAAAAGCCATTCCAGGGGATCGCCGATGTCGACTTAACCGTCAAGCAGGACGGATTCATGCCATGGGCACGCATCGTTTCGAAGCCTGTGTCTAAATTGCCGCCTGCGTCCAATGGCCGTCCAGGAAAAAGTGCTGAGGACTTAGTTCTTCCAAAACGAGACGGCGAGTATTCGATGGGCTTGCGCGTAGACTTCTTAGATCCCAGTCACACCTATGCGCCGCAACTTAACCGGTTCGAAAAGCAAGTGGCTTGGCATTCACGTCTCATTTCCGTGTCCGTCGAATATTTGGAACCTCAGCAGGTTTCGACTATGGCTTGGACGCATCAGTTTTGACGCATCCC includes:
- a CDS encoding site-specific integrase, whose translation is MPIYRDKARGCLVFEFDRLIEGKRVRARKALPKSWSKAQADAYDRQESARLYALASGVERPQFLIEDAIAIYLKERTPDLKSGDNIQRELGMMMWAYKGKPIGALAEVCRDYVEKAFNEQTGEPLSAATKRNRIRYLTSACRWAWKRHGMHDRDPAERVIAPEVRNERRHFVDRAEMLAIARACRCKKSRAAIRIAFYSGMRLSEILEAERVGGMFVLDDTKNGEPRHVPMHPKIRAASKVAPRNKWNVSKEFKAAAVAVGMGHLRFHDLRHSAASAMINAKVDLYTVGAVLGHKSAASTKRYSHLATEAIRMALGEIGKKSPTQKKARVA